Genomic window (Aquimarina sp. BL5):
AGTATGATATCCTTGATATGCGAATTCACCTATTTCAGCTTTATTTCCTCTTATACCAGTTGGCGTGCTATTACAACTTGTCCTTCTACTATGTGTATTAGCATTCAATGTTCTCATGTTTTGATTGATCCAAGGTTTCCCTCCTGTATTAGCTCCAACATTCTCTGTTACATCGAGTTCTGTTACTCTGGCATCACAACCTGTAAATTCGTTTCTTTTATTGATCAACCAAAAAGTAGAAGACATAAAAGTTTTATTCGCTTTCATTCTGGTCTCATAATACCCAAATTTCTGTCTGGTTTTAGATCTTACCAGACCACCATTATGAGTCCATCCTCCAAAAGCGTTGGATTTTTTAGAAGCTGAAATTTTAAGGTCTCCTCCTCCTACCGACACAGAAAATGTTTCGAATCTCGCAGGTCGTCTTCCTTCCCATTGAGGATCATTTACTGCCCATTTAGAACCATTAAGAGAAGAACCGTTAAATTCATCAGACATAGATTCTATTTTTTCCCATTTTTTACCATTCGGTGGTGTTGGCTGAGCTAATAGCCCACCAAAGAATAGACACATACATGCTGTGACCAAGAATTTTGTCAAATTTTTCATGATTAAAATATTTAGTTTGTGTTAATAAATAAAGTTCAATTGAGTAAGTAATTATTCTGATTAATCATCAAAATAGATTTCAGGTATTTTACATCACTTAATAATTTTCCTAATACCGCTAAGAATAGGTACTCAATATTCTTTTTTGAAATTGTTGATGAATACTACAATTATTAGAGTGTATTTGTTTCTAAAGTTTGCTTCTTATAACAAGCAAGAAATCCAAAAGAATAAGTGATGTAATTAAAATAATAGATGATAAACTATATGGACTAAGTTTATGCTCTATGAGGGTTCGAATTAATTATTATTTTATTCCATAAAATAAAATCCGTAAGAGTTAGTTGCGTTTTCATAAAGAAATTGGAGTTTGTTTGTGTTTACATTAATCACATAAAAACATTAGTTATTTGCTTTTATTTTAACATTAATATTGGTGTTGTTTCAATAAAAAGATCTTCTTATTAATGTTTTATAAATTTACAATAATCATTTCAATTGTAAATACGTTAAGTTTTACAGTTTTGGAGATAATTAAAGGGCATTTAGATTTGATAAAATAGCAGCATGTCCTGATTTCACGAAGACTACAAGAGGTTTTTTACAATACAATTACACTACTAATCAGTTGTTTTTCAATATAAAAAGAACCATTCTGTAGTATAATTTTGATCATTTGTTATATATATTTTTTGAAAACAATTAGACATTAGAAAGAAATACTAAAAAACTCAGTACGATCTGGTTATCAGTGAAGTAACAACAAAACTTATATAGACTATTGAACCTTAAAAAACATATGTGAAAACCTTATAAGATTCAATTTCTTACCTAACAGAATAATTATACAGAAATTACTTCATCATCGTCTAATAGTTCCTCTTGCCTCAAGCGTAAAAGAATCTGAGCGACAGCGACTGTATCTTTTTCACAGTAAATCACAATACGATCAATATCATTTTCCTCATAATACACCTGTCTTACTTGGCTACCATCAATGTCATCTTTTGGAGAAGGGATTCCTAAAATATTCGTCAAAAGCTTAAGAGAGGTATAGTGTTTATAATCTCCAAATTTCCATAAATCCAAAGTGTCTAAATGTGGAACCTCCCAAGGTTTTTTGCCAAATAAGTTTAATTTAAAAGGCAAACTAATATTGTGAATAATCATTCTTCTTGCGATATAAGGAAAATCAAATTCTTTACCATTATGTGCACAAAGCAAGTGATGTGGATTATTAAAATGTGTTTCTAACAAGCTTTTGAAATCTATAAGCAATTGTTTCTCATCTCCAAAAAAAGAAGTAGTTCTAAAAGATCTTGTTTCTCCTTTAAAAGCAAAATACCCAACTGAAATACAGACGATCTTTCCAAACTCTGCCCAAATACCAGCTCGCTCATAGAATTCTTCTGGAGAAAACTCTTCCTTACGCTGAAATTTAGTTTTATCAGCCCATAGATATTTCATTTCATCTGTTAGGGCGTCAAAGCTTTCTTGCTCCGGAACTGTTTCGATGTCCAGAAACAAAATGTGTTCTAAGTTAATCTTATGAAGCATTCTCTAACATTTTATAAGCCTCCTCTACATAAATAAAGAAATCTGTACTAAAAGACCCCTGCGGTCCTCCACGATGATGCCCTAAACGAACAATAATCACATTATCTTGAGGAATACTAATTACATATTGCCCTAAAATACCTCGCATCACAAATATATCCTTATCAAGGTGATCGGATAACCAAAATCCATAACCATACATATCATCATTCTCAAAGCGTTTTTGAGTAGCTAGTTTTGTAAATTCTTTTGGCAATATTTGTTTCCCGCCAAACTTTCCGTCATTTTTAAAAAGCACTCCGAAACGAGCAAAATCTCTAGCATTACTGGCAATACAACAATACGATTTCTCCATTCCGCTATCTTCACTATCCACTTGCCACAATGCGTCCTGTTCCATGCCCATGGGTTTCCAGAAACTCTCACTTAGATATTCCGATAAACTTTTGCCGGTTGCTTTTTCAACTACCATGCCCAATAACTGTGTATTACCACTTAAATATCTAAATTCTTTTCCTGGTTCATCCACAATTTCTAATTTATTCATCACTTCTCTTAATTCGGGATCATAGTAAGCTCTTGCTGTGATTGAAAATGGACTTGTATAATGTTCTGTCCAATTTAATCCAGATGACATTGATGATAGATCTCCTACAGTGACTTTAGCTGCTAATCCTTCTGAAAATTTAGGTAGAAAATCTCCTATTGGTTGATCCAAGCTTTTGATATATCCATCCATAATTGCTTTTCCTAATAAGGCAGTTGTGATACTTTTTGCCATAGAAAAAGAGTTGGTTTTAGATGCTACACCATAACCTTCAGCATAGTTCTCATACCAAATACTGTCATTTTTAATAATCATAAAAGCAACCGTTCCCATTGCATCGTTAGTAGCTTTCAATCTTTCTGTAGGTTTAGCAGTATTATAATTGGTATGTAATTCCCACGGGATTGGTTGATCTCCTTTTTCTACTATATGATTATCAAAATATGTGTAATCATCTATATATGCAGTTTTATGTCCAGTCATATATACGACCCGAACTCCTTTTAGAATATAATCGTAATCAAAAACATATAGCAAAATCACACAAAGTAGTAGGATAGCTATAAGACCTTTAAAAAGCTTTTTGATAATTTTCATCAGTATTGGGAATTTTAATCCCCTAAGATATGAAAATAAAATCTCTGTTTAGAACAAAAAAAATGCCCGATAAAACGGGCATTTTAATAAAGATAAACAATTATTATGACGATAATTTAATTCGATTAGGTTATAATAGTGTAGCTATATAACTTATAAGAATGCTTGTTGAGTTTGTGTTTTTTTTATCTGAAATATCAGTTTAATATTTCACATCTTTTTTTTATAAGTTACATCTAAAAACAGAAGTCTATAATTAGGGCATGTATTACAAAATAAAGTCTCACTAAAAGCTAATCCAAGTAAACTAAAGACTATTAATCGCTATTCCAAATTTAGCTGTTATTTATCTCAATCCTTTTCAGGAATATTTTTTTGGTATGAATGAATGTATAAAATGCAGATTTTAATGTATGAACCGACAATTTATAGATCGTGTTCAAAAAATAACATTCTAAAAAAAATTAAATAACATTCAATTTCTGATATAATTCTTTTTTAGAATCTCTTGCTATTGGTAGTGATTTCTCATTAGACATAACTACGTATCCTCCTTGCTCTTTAACCAGAGTATTTACGTGGTCCAAATTGATTAAATATGATCTATGAATCCTAAAAAAACCAAAAGGTTGTAACTTGGATTCAATATATTTTAGGTTCTTAGATATAACAATTTCCTTCTCATTCTTCCTGATAAAAGTAGTGTAGTTGCCATTGCTAATACAATAAAGAACACTTGGAATTTTTATAACATGTGTGCCTTTAGAATCCGTTATAGAGATTTTAGGTACTTCATGAATTTTTGCATACAGCTGATTAAAACTTGCTATCGGATCTTCTTTATCCTCATTCTTTTCTTGTAACGGACTTGCCTTATCTATTACCTCTACTAATAGCTTAGGATCAATAGGTTTTAGTAAATAACCTAAAGCATTATATTTATATCCATCTACAGCATACTGATTAAAGGCTGAAACAAAAATAATTTTGAAATCAATTTCTTCCAGTTCATCTAATATGTCAAAAATCGTAATAGACCCTAATTGAACATCGAGAAAAACAACATCAGGATTTAGACTGGATAAACCTTCAAGTATAGATTTTTTATCACCTGCCTCACCTATAATTTCTACTTGAGGGCAATATGTACTAAGTAAAAGGCTAATATTTTCTCTAGCCTTTTTTTCATCATCAATGATAAAACATTTTAACGTTTGATCCATTATTTCTTGATCTCTTTAACTATAGGCAATGTAATAATTACTTCTGTTCCTAATGATTTACCAGTAGTATCGTATAAATCATTAATAGCAATATTTGATTGTCCATTAACTATTTTATTTAAAATATCTAATCTTTCATTCGTGTTTTCTGTTGCAATAGACAAATGCGATACTTCAGTACCTTTCTTCTTAAGCTGTTCGGATGCTTCTCTACCAATTCCATTGTCTACAACTTTACAAACAACCATGTCTTGTTTCTTTTGCAATGTTATATTTAACTGTCCTGCAATTGAAGAATGTGAAAAACCATGTATTATGGCATTCTCTATAAACGGTTGTAAAATCATAGAAGGTATTCTTGGATTACTGTCTAAAAGAAACGGATCTACATCGAAACTGGCTTCAAATTCCTCCTGAAATCTTCCTCTTTGCAAATTCACATATGACTGAATAATCTCTAATTCTTTTTTAAAACTAATATAGATACTATCAGAACTATTCAAGACATTTCGAATCAGTACTGAAAGCTCTGTCATATATTCGTTAGCTCTAATATTATCGTTTTTTAAAATATAATTCTGTAAGGTATTAAAGCTGTTGAATAAAAAATGAGGATTCATTGAAGATCTTAATGAAGTTAACCGTGAGTGGGTTAATTTTTCGTTTATTTGATAATATTTAATACGACTTATATGCCCTCTATATACCAATACTACTACAGCTACCACTAATAATAGTCCAAGAAAATAGTTTTGCCATTTCGTCTTACTAACTTCTTTTTCTATTTTTAGATTTTTCTCTTCTAATCCAGAAATAACTTCTTCTTTTGCCAATAGTAAATTTTTACTTTCACTTTTGGCTAATTCTTTACTCACCTTAACCTTTAGCTGTCTAGATTCGAGTAATCTTATATCCCGTAAAGCCTTAACACTTGCTTTTAAATCTCCTGTTGTCTCATACAACTTTGACAAATCTTCTTTTACTGTAATTAAATCAGAAATATCATTTTTCTTTTCAAAGTTATTTTGTGAAATCAAAAAATATTCGAGCGCCTTATTATAGTTTCCTAACTCATATTGTATTGCACCCATCGTATGCATTAACCCCGGATATAAATCATCTCCATCCTTATAGGTCAAATTATCATTATCCCATTCTATGTTAGTTCGTATTACCTCTAAAGCTTCTTTGGGCATCTTTTTTAAATAATAAGCCCAGGCGATATTATTATATACCATAATACAGTGTCTGGTCGACAATGAATTCTTTTCACAACCTACAGCTGCTAATCTGGAATAATACAGTATAGAATCGGCTTGTCTATCATTAAAAGAGGCCGATATATTTAAATAGGTGGCTCCCTTTCGTTTCTTGGTATCTTTTGGATCAATGTATGTTAAGGCTTTTTTGAAATCAATTTTGGCTTGATCTTGATCACCAATGTCTAAGAATAAAACACCTCTATTTAATAAGACTTCCCATTGGTAGTCCGAATTATTCCCTTTAGAAGCCAAATCTAATGCGTCCCCGAAATACTCCATGGCTTTTATATATTCTCCTATTCTATTATGTAATACTCCTAATCTGTTTTTTACATACATCAAACATTTCTGATCATTCCGATTTGTACAATGTTCACTTAAAAAATTAAGCACATTCATTGCCCTAAGATATTCTCTGGTCGAGTCTGTGAAAAAACGTTCAATTTTATAGGCCATCGCTTTTACACTATCAATATCAGAGTTATTTTGAATTAACTCAAAAGCATTATCATATTCTTTTATTGCATTTGCAATATCTTTTG
Coding sequences:
- a CDS encoding 3'-5' exonuclease is translated as MLHKINLEHILFLDIETVPEQESFDALTDEMKYLWADKTKFQRKEEFSPEEFYERAGIWAEFGKIVCISVGYFAFKGETRSFRTTSFFGDEKQLLIDFKSLLETHFNNPHHLLCAHNGKEFDFPYIARRMIIHNISLPFKLNLFGKKPWEVPHLDTLDLWKFGDYKHYTSLKLLTNILGIPSPKDDIDGSQVRQVYYEENDIDRIVIYCEKDTVAVAQILLRLRQEELLDDDEVISV
- a CDS encoding serine hydrolase produces the protein MKIIKKLFKGLIAILLLCVILLYVFDYDYILKGVRVVYMTGHKTAYIDDYTYFDNHIVEKGDQPIPWELHTNYNTAKPTERLKATNDAMGTVAFMIIKNDSIWYENYAEGYGVASKTNSFSMAKSITTALLGKAIMDGYIKSLDQPIGDFLPKFSEGLAAKVTVGDLSSMSSGLNWTEHYTSPFSITARAYYDPELREVMNKLEIVDEPGKEFRYLSGNTQLLGMVVEKATGKSLSEYLSESFWKPMGMEQDALWQVDSEDSGMEKSYCCIASNARDFARFGVLFKNDGKFGGKQILPKEFTKLATQKRFENDDMYGYGFWLSDHLDKDIFVMRGILGQYVISIPQDNVIIVRLGHHRGGPQGSFSTDFFIYVEEAYKMLENAS
- a CDS encoding LytTR family DNA-binding domain-containing protein; protein product: MDQTLKCFIIDDEKKARENISLLLSTYCPQVEIIGEAGDKKSILEGLSSLNPDVVFLDVQLGSITIFDILDELEEIDFKIIFVSAFNQYAVDGYKYNALGYLLKPIDPKLLVEVIDKASPLQEKNEDKEDPIASFNQLYAKIHEVPKISITDSKGTHVIKIPSVLYCISNGNYTTFIRKNEKEIVISKNLKYIESKLQPFGFFRIHRSYLINLDHVNTLVKEQGGYVVMSNEKSLPIARDSKKELYQKLNVI
- a CDS encoding histidine kinase; this translates as MTFFRFFLIWISVLFFGCFTATSQKALDKELNRPIVLQKESLQKLLRTGDSLFKAKDIANAIKEYDNAFELIQNNSDIDSVKAMAYKIERFFTDSTREYLRAMNVLNFLSEHCTNRNDQKCLMYVKNRLGVLHNRIGEYIKAMEYFGDALDLASKGNNSDYQWEVLLNRGVLFLDIGDQDQAKIDFKKALTYIDPKDTKKRKGATYLNISASFNDRQADSILYYSRLAAVGCEKNSLSTRHCIMVYNNIAWAYYLKKMPKEALEVIRTNIEWDNDNLTYKDGDDLYPGLMHTMGAIQYELGNYNKALEYFLISQNNFEKKNDISDLITVKEDLSKLYETTGDLKASVKALRDIRLLESRQLKVKVSKELAKSESKNLLLAKEEVISGLEEKNLKIEKEVSKTKWQNYFLGLLLVVAVVVLVYRGHISRIKYYQINEKLTHSRLTSLRSSMNPHFLFNSFNTLQNYILKNDNIRANEYMTELSVLIRNVLNSSDSIYISFKKELEIIQSYVNLQRGRFQEEFEASFDVDPFLLDSNPRIPSMILQPFIENAIIHGFSHSSIAGQLNITLQKKQDMVVCKVVDNGIGREASEQLKKKGTEVSHLSIATENTNERLDILNKIVNGQSNIAINDLYDTTGKSLGTEVIITLPIVKEIKK